Part of the Aureitalea marina genome, AGAGGACATTCCGATCCTATGGATAGCGGCACCGGTGACTGGTCTGATAGTTCAGCCTATTATCGGTTATTTCAGTGACCGTACATGGACACGTCTGGGCCGGAGACGTCCCTATTTCCTGGTCGGGGCCATACTGGCATCAATTTCCCTGTGCATAATGCCTAATTCGCCCAATCTATGGATTGCTGCAGGGACCCTGTGGATCATGGATGCCTCAATCAATATCTCTATGGAACCCTTCCGCGCATTTGTTGGGGATAACCTGGCCGAAGAACAGCGGACACTAGGTTTTGCCATGCAGAGTTTCTTCATCGGTATAGGAGCTGTGGTTGGTTCCCTCTTACCTTATGTATTTACAAACTGGATCGGACTGAGCAATACGGCGGAAGAAGGTGTCATTCCTCCATCGGTGAAGTGGTCGTTCTATGTTGGGGCCATTGTATTTCTGCTGGCTGTCTTATGGACGGTCATGCGATCCAAGGAATACAGCCCTGAGGAGTTAAAAGCCTTTGAAGGTGGAGACGAAGGAGAAGATGTGGCCAAGTCGGGATCGGAAGAAACTGCCGGAGCCAGTACTAAGGGCCAACTTAGGACCGGACTCTTTATGTTGATTCTCGGGCTGATAGTCACCTATTATATCTACAGCCAAAGTTGGACCAAAGAACTCTATATCCTTTTTGTCGGATTAATCGTAGTGGGGGTATTGTTCATGCTCACATCCTTTTTACGTAAAAAGGGGATGGAGAATGGTTTTGTGACCATTATCACGGATATGATGAACATGCCGACCACCATGAAACAATTGGCGTGGGTACAGTTCTTTTCCTGGTTTGCACTTTTCAGCATGTGGATCTACACCACCCAGGCAGTAACTGGTCATGTGTTTGGAACTACAGACACAACATCAAAAGCCTATAACGATGCAGCAGATTGGGTGCCGGTCATGTTTACAGTATACAATGGAGTAGCCGCACTTGTGGCCTTTCTACTGCCAGTCATCGCCAAACGTACCAGCAATCAATTCACTCATTTCATTGCCTTGCTACTGGGCGGTGTTGGCCTGATATCGGTATATTTTCTATCCTCTAAAGTGGGTCTGCTACTGTCCATGATAGGAGTAGGAGTTGCCTGGGCGAGTATATTGTCCATACCCTATGCCATGTTGTC contains:
- a CDS encoding MFS transporter; amino-acid sequence: MQKPKLSFWQIWNMSFGFLGIQFGFALQNANTSRIFETLGADVEDIPILWIAAPVTGLIVQPIIGYFSDRTWTRLGRRRPYFLVGAILASISLCIMPNSPNLWIAAGTLWIMDASINISMEPFRAFVGDNLAEEQRTLGFAMQSFFIGIGAVVGSLLPYVFTNWIGLSNTAEEGVIPPSVKWSFYVGAIVFLLAVLWTVMRSKEYSPEELKAFEGGDEGEDVAKSGSEETAGASTKGQLRTGLFMLILGLIVTYYIYSQSWTKELYILFVGLIVVGVLFMLTSFLRKKGMENGFVTIITDMMNMPTTMKQLAWVQFFSWFALFSMWIYTTQAVTGHVFGTTDTTSKAYNDAADWVPVMFTVYNGVAALVAFLLPVIAKRTSNQFTHFIALLLGGVGLISVYFLSSKVGLLLSMIGVGVAWASILSIPYAMLSSSLPASKMGYFMGVFNFFIVIPQIVAATILGFLVKELFNNEPVYALITGGAAMILAAVLTLRVVTPKTKKSYE